The Pedosphaera parvula Ellin514 genome includes a window with the following:
- a CDS encoding response regulator produces the protein MSTVSKKQAANEQSQKIRILVADDHVTVLEGLVAIIGRQPDMSVVAQASNGRDAVARWQEHRPDVVLMDLRMPILDGVGVIDELRRMTDSARVIILTTFDSDADISRAIKAGAKGYLLKDAAREELLECIRKVYSGETSIPPSLVTKLAAGISSESLTSRELAVLSLLALGKSNKEIGVKLYISETTVKSHLRSIFAKLNVISRTEAIATASRRGLVQLK, from the coding sequence ATGAGCACAGTTTCGAAAAAGCAAGCGGCAAACGAACAGTCGCAAAAGATACGCATCCTTGTTGCGGACGACCACGTCACTGTTCTCGAAGGACTGGTCGCGATCATCGGTCGACAACCAGATATGAGTGTGGTGGCGCAAGCTTCAAACGGACGCGATGCAGTAGCCCGGTGGCAGGAACACCGTCCCGACGTAGTCCTGATGGACCTGCGAATGCCTATCCTGGATGGTGTGGGTGTAATTGATGAGCTCCGACGGATGACTGACTCCGCCCGGGTGATAATACTGACAACGTTTGATAGTGATGCCGACATTTCCCGGGCGATTAAGGCCGGTGCGAAGGGTTATCTGTTGAAAGATGCGGCGCGCGAGGAATTACTTGAGTGCATTCGCAAAGTGTATTCCGGTGAAACCTCCATTCCCCCTTCGCTGGTGACCAAACTGGCAGCTGGCATCAGCAGCGAATCTCTGACAAGTCGTGAGTTGGCCGTGCTTTCATTGCTGGCGCTCGGCAAAAGCAACAAGGAAATCGGTGTAAAGCTCTACATCAGCGAAACCACTGTGAAATCCCATCTGCGTAGCATTTTTGCCAAGCTGAATGTAATCAGTCGCACCGAGGCCATTGCGACCGCAAGCCGGCGCGGGTTGGTTCAGCTAAAGTGA
- a CDS encoding DoxX family protein gives MDLVKKSMTVEPSGTAASLGHLFFRVSAGLMIFYIHGFHKMEGWIAYLQHGTPWKLAEEVAGMRFPAPLGSAVAATLVQLICSLFIVVGLFTRINAALLVCALSGAILQNLLASRDPQLAILYTLAVMTLVFMGGGRFSLDALVPSPKEKQLRT, from the coding sequence ATGGATCTGGTTAAAAAGTCCATGACGGTGGAACCAAGCGGCACAGCTGCAAGCCTCGGACATCTTTTCTTCCGAGTTTCGGCGGGGCTGATGATATTTTACATCCATGGTTTCCATAAAATGGAAGGCTGGATTGCCTATCTCCAGCACGGCACGCCCTGGAAATTGGCCGAGGAAGTAGCAGGAATGCGCTTCCCAGCGCCACTCGGGTCGGCGGTTGCGGCAACACTCGTGCAGTTAATCTGCTCATTGTTTATCGTCGTTGGACTGTTCACACGAATAAATGCCGCATTGCTAGTCTGTGCCCTCAGTGGTGCCATTCTTCAGAACCTGCTGGCCAGTCGCGATCCACAACTGGCAATTCTTTACACGCTTGCCGTAATGACGCTCGTGTTCATGGGCGGCGGACGATTCTCGCTGGATGCGCTGGTGCCATCACCAAAAGAAAAGCAATTACGAACCTGA
- the dps gene encoding DNA starvation/stationary phase protection protein Dps has protein sequence MNTRLNKTRNDIREPSRRPMVDLLNQQLADALDLGLQAKQAHWNVKGPHFIGLHELFDKIAGEFDEFTDDIAERLVALGGVAQGTIQTVSKHSRLAAYPLDLASGQGHVSALSSALAQFGTSTRSAIDTAGKAGEADTADLFTEVSRGVDKLLWLVEAHIQSKD, from the coding sequence ATGAACACCCGACTTAACAAAACCCGGAACGACATCCGCGAGCCGAGCCGCCGCCCGATGGTCGATTTATTGAACCAACAACTGGCCGATGCGCTCGATCTTGGTCTACAGGCCAAACAAGCGCATTGGAATGTCAAAGGTCCGCACTTTATCGGCCTGCATGAACTGTTCGACAAAATCGCCGGGGAGTTTGATGAGTTCACCGACGACATTGCCGAACGCCTGGTTGCACTCGGCGGTGTCGCGCAAGGCACGATTCAAACCGTCTCGAAGCATTCCCGGCTCGCAGCTTATCCCTTGGACCTGGCATCCGGGCAAGGACATGTCTCGGCACTATCAAGCGCGCTGGCGCAGTTCGGCACCTCCACCCGCTCAGCAATTGACACAGCAGGCAAAGCCGGTGAGGCGGACACTGCGGATTTGTTCACAGAAGTCTCGCGTGGCGTGGACAAACTGCTATGGCTGGTGGAGGCGCACATACAGTCGAAAGACTAG
- a CDS encoding MlaA family lipoprotein — protein sequence MIEIALGQPITPAATNGAPQTVPPSLAGDSIVLPSGFNDPIEPFNRAIWGFNTGFMTSLVRPTSKVYRRVVAKPVRTGIGNMGKNLTYPGRLANNMLQGNWVGMSQETERCLCNTVLGVGGFFDVATHWGVPKNDADFGQTFRKWGWQPGCYLMLPVFGPSDGRDATGLVGDMAANPLTYFAPYSYIGSGVAANNFGDTVEGAVRFSQAEADSYSILQYAWSFGHENRRVDWRVDGSKDEAALETLQSIFFTYTNAEFPALGKTRSVLIPATGKKLDFTFWLQPGPAPVVYLVPGFGAHRLAGNELALAELLYQNGFSPVCISSTFHPEFMEHASTTDLPSYPPVGVRDVHVALTQIDRRLEELYPHRLGARALMGYSMGAFQTLFLAATAATNDTPLLKFDRYVAIDAPVRLRYCVTNVDQFYQAPLAWPAGERTANIENTLLKVAALGAHPPAPGSVLPFNEIESRFLIGLGFRLTLRDMIFSSQLRHNQGVLKHPLKKSRRHAAYEEIMHYSFWDYIDKFVSPYNQARGIEIANPETVRRGTDLRTYSAELQDNHNIRVIANRNDFLLATEDLDWIEATFGPARATLFERGGHMGNLSQPVVQRAILEALDGLAEIQKASKTQGTINGIVGRNRCLARAQLPDRIARGCTDLSPRPESGSKKENSYEN from the coding sequence ATGATTGAAATCGCACTGGGGCAGCCGATCACGCCGGCGGCAACCAACGGGGCGCCACAAACAGTTCCACCCAGCCTTGCCGGAGATTCCATCGTCCTTCCGTCCGGGTTCAACGATCCCATTGAGCCTTTTAATCGCGCCATTTGGGGGTTCAACACGGGTTTTATGACGTCGTTGGTGAGGCCGACCTCCAAGGTGTATCGGCGCGTGGTGGCCAAGCCCGTGCGCACGGGGATTGGGAATATGGGCAAAAACCTGACCTATCCGGGACGACTCGCCAATAACATGTTGCAAGGAAACTGGGTGGGGATGAGTCAGGAAACGGAACGTTGTTTGTGTAACACCGTGTTGGGCGTGGGCGGGTTCTTCGATGTGGCGACGCACTGGGGCGTGCCCAAAAACGACGCGGATTTTGGCCAGACCTTCAGGAAATGGGGCTGGCAGCCGGGGTGTTATCTGATGCTGCCGGTTTTCGGACCGAGCGACGGGCGGGACGCCACCGGCCTGGTCGGGGACATGGCCGCCAACCCGCTGACCTACTTTGCCCCCTATAGCTACATCGGTTCCGGGGTCGCGGCCAATAACTTCGGTGACACCGTGGAGGGGGCCGTGCGCTTCAGCCAGGCCGAGGCGGATTCATATTCGATCCTGCAATACGCCTGGAGCTTTGGGCACGAAAACCGGCGGGTTGACTGGCGTGTGGATGGAAGCAAAGACGAAGCGGCGCTGGAAACGCTGCAATCCATCTTCTTCACTTATACAAACGCCGAATTTCCAGCCCTGGGCAAAACACGATCGGTATTAATCCCCGCCACCGGGAAGAAATTGGACTTCACCTTCTGGCTGCAACCGGGCCCTGCGCCGGTCGTGTATCTGGTGCCTGGTTTTGGCGCCCATCGCCTGGCCGGGAATGAGCTGGCGCTGGCCGAACTTCTCTACCAGAACGGTTTCTCCCCCGTCTGCATCAGCAGCACGTTCCATCCCGAATTCATGGAGCACGCCTCGACCACCGACCTTCCATCCTATCCACCCGTCGGCGTGCGCGACGTGCACGTCGCACTGACTCAGATCGACCGCCGTTTGGAGGAATTGTATCCGCATCGCCTGGGCGCAAGGGCTCTGATGGGTTACTCCATGGGAGCATTCCAGACGTTGTTCCTGGCAGCGACAGCAGCCACCAATGACACTCCATTGCTCAAATTTGACCGTTACGTCGCCATCGATGCCCCGGTTCGTTTGCGGTACTGTGTCACCAATGTGGACCAATTTTACCAGGCGCCATTGGCCTGGCCCGCCGGAGAGCGAACCGCCAACATTGAAAACACGCTGCTCAAGGTTGCGGCCTTGGGCGCGCACCCCCCGGCACCAGGGTCCGTCCTGCCATTCAACGAAATTGAAAGCAGGTTCCTGATCGGCCTGGGCTTCCGTTTGACGCTGCGGGACATGATTTTCAGCAGCCAATTGCGCCACAATCAAGGCGTGTTGAAACATCCGCTCAAAAAATCAAGACGACACGCCGCGTACGAGGAAATCATGCATTACTCCTTTTGGGATTATATCGATAAGTTTGTGAGTCCTTATAACCAGGCCAGAGGCATCGAGATTGCGAATCCGGAGACGGTGAGGCGGGGCACGGATCTGCGCACCTATTCGGCCGAACTACAGGACAACCATAATATCCGGGTCATCGCGAACCGGAACGATTTTCTCCTGGCGACTGAGGATCTTGATTGGATCGAGGCCACATTCGGACCAGCACGCGCGACACTCTTTGAGCGGGGCGGCCATATGGGCAACCTTTCGCAGCCAGTCGTACAGCGGGCCATTCTGGAGGCGCTTGATGGCCTGGCAGAAATCCAAAAGGCGTCAAAAACGCAGGGAACGATAAATGGCATTGTTGGGAGGAATCGATGCCTGGCGAGAGCGCAATTACCCGACAGAATTGCGCGCGGTTGCACTGACTTAAGTCCGCGTCCGGAAAGCGGTTCAAAGAAAGAAAATTCCTATGAAAACTAA
- a CDS encoding cyclic nucleotide-binding domain-containing protein yields MSPIELQQVRSTPLFAGLTDAQLGCLEPGEVIEVPAGAVLGAEGERTGFFHVLLEGEVRITRTYDRQSILMAVTKPGNYLGETMLLLDNRIRIPPRRNPFQSPTSHPP; encoded by the coding sequence ATGAGCCCGATTGAACTCCAACAGGTCCGTTCCACGCCTCTGTTTGCCGGATTGACCGATGCGCAACTGGGTTGCTTGGAACCGGGTGAAGTGATTGAAGTGCCGGCTGGCGCGGTCCTGGGTGCCGAAGGGGAACGAACCGGGTTCTTTCATGTCCTGCTCGAAGGGGAAGTTCGTATCACGCGCACCTACGATCGCCAGTCAATCCTCATGGCGGTCACCAAGCCGGGAAACTACCTGGGGGAAACCATGCTCCTGCTGGACAATCGAATTCGAATCCCGCCCCGGCGAAACCCGTTTCAAAGTCCGACTTCCCATCCACCATGA
- a CDS encoding two-component regulator propeller domain-containing protein, whose protein sequence is MCRVRSYTSFSLAMVWTAVAYLLFVCQALALDSHKSIIQFSHRAWGGADGVDQVNSICQTSEGYLWVAALNGLFRFDGAAFTAWEPKAGEPALPGVPDELLGTRDGSLWIGSVGNVTLLRDGHSKVFVLRNPSERARVFALCERKDGGVWAGTSLGLYKFTGEDWRKVGPESGLPDVAVWAAMVDGENTLWVALSDRTQTPPGAIAFLRQGETRFQVGNERFAEAAKLARAPDRKVWTAQTMRSVRAFTHDQQEIHFVAPEIRVGASSVLVDRNGTLWIATVGDGLRRVRNTASLGSEDIGQFSDAVEKFTQKDGLSSDLVNCIFEDREGVVWFGTSAGLDCFRENKITPLSVREGLPFDQNLSVQATLDGSVWVGARPGGFIQINARENQFLERGWLDLLGKAAGSRSVQCSYADPGGDLILGTGLGVAVLKPKGDVATLLPEVPHMKNVLAITSDLEGGLWLCDRFMGVYRLLNHEVKNFPELHREADGWASVAHTDSKGRVWIGLTTGEVALWEGERFRLFSGKDGLFTGQITAIMSDSKGDVWFAGKGGISRFRNGRFQTLDHRNGLAFDDFFTGLVDDDGNFWMAGAGGILRFTASELETAMSDSGRVTGELYDLNDGLRGVVRHFPYGYRGAGYPVATKSADGKLWFATTAGLAVIDTHNIPKNPLPPPVRIQQVIAGGRTYIPSANLKFPHGIRDIEIDYAGLSFSNPARVRYKYKLEGYDEDWKDAGTRRQAFYSNLQPKTYRFRVTACNADGIWNETGDMIEFAVPPAFYETAWFHLVCGVLVMTALVSLYIWRVRRLKARQERLQKARDQLAATNNSLQSEIEERKRAESQLRHSETSLAEAQRLSHLGSFSWKVATGEHFWSHETFSIFGYDAKIRPSLELMLKRLHPEDIASVQQALDRATRDGTNLNFEHRLLMQGGEIKHVQVLAQPTRTGTGELEFTGAVMDITERKQAAEALRASEHLARGQLDALSHALDSMAQESNPDKLLEHALRAIVELSDAHSISVWIRTSDSRRLDRVALLEGGHFVSIGNVSHSSVAISKIALNHPVWEEIFRTHQHAVLEDMEGETARIWVGSDPAIGHQMLEDSDRDPVMVTLKKYLHELGVRTVLFVPMLIAGHVEGIVSIRFTRKRSFRREEIELPQALAHQAMLAIQLMRLSQQSREAAVMAERNRMARDIHDTLAQGFTGVIVQLEAAADAGSQGLVVEVAEHLNRAGDLARESLREARRSVRALRPLALEGKNLFKALEGLIQKMTAGTTMRAKFDLQGEPCVIPSEWEDNLLRIGQEVFTNALRHARASEFKARLVFSAQALQLELQDNGQGFDPARQHDGFGLLGIRERVESMRGQLSIQSTNGEGTAVLIILPLTENVQ, encoded by the coding sequence ATGTGCCGCGTACGCAGTTACACTTCGTTTTCCCTGGCAATGGTCTGGACGGCTGTTGCGTATTTGCTTTTTGTCTGTCAGGCGCTGGCTTTGGATTCTCACAAGTCCATAATACAGTTTTCACATCGGGCCTGGGGAGGCGCGGATGGCGTTGATCAGGTCAATTCGATTTGTCAGACGAGTGAAGGATATCTCTGGGTTGCGGCGCTTAACGGATTATTCCGATTTGACGGCGCTGCGTTCACCGCGTGGGAGCCCAAGGCGGGCGAACCCGCTTTACCGGGTGTGCCTGATGAACTGTTGGGTACCAGGGACGGCTCCCTCTGGATTGGGAGTGTCGGAAACGTCACTTTGTTGCGCGATGGGCATTCCAAGGTATTTGTTCTGCGGAATCCTTCGGAGCGGGCGCGAGTGTTTGCGCTTTGTGAACGCAAGGATGGCGGCGTTTGGGCGGGTACTTCCTTGGGCTTGTATAAGTTCACTGGAGAAGACTGGCGGAAAGTCGGCCCCGAAAGCGGCCTTCCTGACGTAGCGGTTTGGGCTGCGATGGTGGATGGTGAGAACACGCTATGGGTCGCATTGAGCGATCGAACACAGACCCCGCCAGGTGCAATCGCGTTTCTTCGCCAAGGTGAGACACGCTTTCAAGTGGGTAACGAACGCTTTGCGGAGGCGGCGAAACTGGCGCGGGCGCCGGATAGGAAAGTCTGGACGGCCCAGACGATGCGATCGGTGAGGGCATTCACACACGATCAGCAGGAAATTCACTTTGTCGCTCCGGAGATTCGCGTGGGAGCCTCATCGGTTCTGGTCGATCGCAATGGAACCCTGTGGATCGCCACGGTTGGCGATGGCCTGCGCCGGGTTAGAAATACGGCATCCCTGGGAAGCGAGGACATTGGCCAGTTCAGCGACGCGGTCGAAAAATTTACTCAAAAAGACGGCCTCTCGAGCGATCTCGTGAACTGTATTTTCGAAGATCGGGAGGGAGTTGTCTGGTTTGGGACTTCAGCGGGTCTGGACTGCTTTCGTGAAAATAAAATTACGCCTTTATCCGTTCGGGAGGGACTGCCCTTTGACCAGAATTTATCGGTCCAGGCGACACTGGATGGAAGTGTTTGGGTCGGTGCGAGGCCAGGCGGCTTTATTCAAATCAATGCCAGGGAAAATCAATTCCTCGAGCGTGGCTGGCTCGACCTCTTGGGCAAAGCTGCTGGCTCTCGAAGTGTTCAGTGCTCGTATGCCGATCCTGGCGGCGATTTGATTCTTGGAACTGGACTCGGTGTCGCGGTCCTCAAACCCAAGGGCGATGTTGCCACACTCTTGCCTGAAGTGCCTCATATGAAGAACGTCCTGGCGATCACTAGCGATCTAGAAGGAGGTCTCTGGTTGTGTGATCGATTCATGGGTGTGTATCGCCTGCTTAACCATGAGGTGAAGAATTTTCCGGAACTCCACCGCGAGGCGGATGGCTGGGCATCTGTGGCACATACTGATAGCAAAGGCCGAGTGTGGATTGGGCTTACAACCGGGGAGGTCGCACTCTGGGAGGGAGAACGGTTTCGTCTTTTTTCGGGAAAGGACGGCCTCTTTACCGGGCAGATTACAGCCATCATGAGTGATTCCAAAGGAGATGTTTGGTTTGCGGGGAAGGGCGGAATCAGCCGTTTTCGGAACGGTCGTTTTCAAACACTGGATCACCGGAACGGCCTGGCATTTGATGATTTTTTTACCGGTTTGGTGGATGATGACGGAAATTTTTGGATGGCGGGCGCGGGTGGTATCCTCCGGTTCACCGCAAGCGAACTTGAGACCGCAATGTCGGATTCAGGCCGGGTTACCGGTGAACTGTATGATTTGAACGACGGGCTTCGGGGCGTTGTTCGGCATTTTCCCTATGGCTACCGAGGCGCTGGCTACCCGGTTGCCACCAAGAGTGCAGATGGCAAACTTTGGTTTGCAACCACAGCCGGTCTGGCCGTGATCGACACTCATAATATTCCCAAGAATCCATTGCCTCCTCCTGTTCGGATTCAGCAAGTGATCGCTGGCGGGAGAACTTACATACCTTCAGCCAATCTGAAATTTCCGCATGGGATCCGGGATATAGAGATTGATTACGCTGGCCTTAGTTTCAGCAACCCCGCGCGGGTGCGCTATAAGTATAAACTGGAGGGCTACGATGAAGATTGGAAGGACGCGGGAACTCGACGCCAGGCCTTCTACTCGAACTTGCAACCCAAGACATATCGATTTCGCGTCACTGCCTGCAATGCTGATGGAATATGGAATGAAACAGGCGACATGATTGAGTTCGCCGTCCCGCCGGCATTTTACGAAACCGCATGGTTCCATTTGGTTTGCGGCGTACTGGTGATGACTGCTCTTGTCAGCCTTTACATTTGGCGTGTCCGTCGCCTAAAGGCCAGGCAGGAAAGATTGCAGAAGGCTCGTGACCAACTGGCAGCCACCAACAACTCCCTCCAGAGCGAGATCGAAGAGCGCAAACGGGCAGAGTCTCAGTTGCGTCATAGCGAAACCTCGTTGGCTGAGGCGCAACGGCTCAGTCACCTCGGCAGTTTTAGCTGGAAAGTGGCGACGGGAGAGCATTTTTGGTCCCATGAGACATTTTCTATTTTTGGATATGACGCGAAAATCCGGCCCAGCCTGGAGCTTATGCTCAAACGACTTCACCCGGAAGATATTGCCTCGGTTCAACAGGCACTGGATCGCGCGACACGAGATGGCACAAACCTGAATTTTGAACATCGCCTTCTGATGCAGGGCGGTGAGATCAAGCACGTCCAGGTTTTGGCTCAACCCACAAGAACCGGGACGGGAGAGTTGGAGTTTACTGGCGCAGTCATGGATATCACGGAACGCAAGCAGGCAGCTGAAGCATTGCGTGCTTCGGAACACCTCGCCCGCGGGCAGCTCGATGCGCTGTCGCATGCTCTGGACTCAATGGCTCAGGAGTCAAACCCTGATAAACTGCTGGAACATGCGCTGCGTGCAATAGTTGAGCTATCCGATGCGCATAGTATTAGCGTATGGATAAGAACCAGCGACAGCCGGCGGTTGGATCGTGTTGCCTTACTTGAGGGCGGGCATTTCGTAAGTATTGGAAACGTATCTCATTCCTCCGTGGCGATTTCAAAAATTGCTCTGAATCATCCGGTCTGGGAAGAAATCTTTCGCACACACCAGCATGCCGTTCTGGAAGATATGGAAGGCGAAACCGCCCGAATTTGGGTTGGATCGGATCCCGCAATAGGGCATCAAATGCTGGAAGACTCGGATCGTGATCCAGTGATGGTCACCCTCAAGAAATACCTGCATGAACTCGGAGTTCGCACGGTTTTGTTTGTTCCGATGTTGATCGCAGGGCACGTGGAGGGAATCGTCAGCATCCGGTTTACACGAAAGCGTTCTTTTCGCCGTGAGGAAATCGAACTGCCTCAGGCGCTCGCCCATCAGGCCATGCTCGCAATTCAGTTGATGCGACTTTCCCAGCAAAGCCGCGAAGCTGCGGTAATGGCGGAGCGAAACCGGATGGCGCGCGACATTCATGATACACTGGCCCAGGGATTTACTGGTGTGATCGTTCAGTTGGAGGCGGCCGCAGATGCCGGGTCCCAAGGATTGGTCGTTGAGGTGGCGGAGCATCTCAATCGTGCTGGTGATCTTGCGCGCGAGAGCCTGCGCGAGGCGCGACGTTCGGTTCGAGCACTTCGGCCATTGGCCTTGGAGGGAAAGAACCTCTTTAAAGCGCTGGAAGGTCTGATCCAGAAGATGACCGCAGGCACAACAATGCGGGCAAAATTTGATTTGCAGGGTGAACCTTGTGTAATCCCCTCTGAATGGGAGGATAACCTTCTGCGTATTGGGCAGGAAGTTTTTACCAATGCACTCCGGCACGCACGTGCCAGTGAATTCAAAGCACGGCTCGTGTTTAGTGCCCAGGCGCTTCAATTGGAACTACAGGACAACGGGCAAGGCTTCGATCCAGCCCGTCAACATGATGGATTCGGTCTTTTAGGAATCAGGGAACGTGTTGAAAGCATGCGAGGACAATTAAGCATTCAAAGCACGAATGGTGAAGGTACGGCGGTTTTGATTATTTTGCCACTTACAGAAAACGTACAGTAA